The following coding sequences lie in one Thermoanaerobaculia bacterium genomic window:
- a CDS encoding heme exporter protein CcmB, which yields MSELRSQTLTLLAKDLRLEWRAKARLVAVGVFGLLSLVVFSIAVGPDSKALTAGAAGFLVIALLLSSTLALAESFRIEHERRALEGILLLPVRPGAVFYSKAIANTISLAMLAPGLSLFGVVLYGVELEPANVGSFFLIWGLAAAGLSAPGTLYAAMTAQLRSRDVLLPLLLFPLVVPVLMASCKALALVLTGDPMGQMRSWALLLLCFDLIYWSLGGILFPFVIEEG from the coding sequence ATGAGCGAGCTCCGGAGCCAGACGCTGACGCTCCTCGCCAAAGACCTCCGGCTCGAGTGGCGGGCCAAAGCACGTCTCGTTGCCGTCGGCGTTTTCGGCCTGCTGTCGCTGGTGGTCTTCTCGATCGCCGTCGGGCCGGACTCGAAAGCCCTGACCGCCGGGGCCGCCGGCTTCCTGGTCATCGCCTTGCTGCTGTCGTCGACCCTGGCGCTCGCCGAGAGCTTTCGGATCGAGCACGAGCGCCGCGCCCTCGAAGGGATCCTGCTGCTGCCCGTGCGGCCGGGCGCCGTCTTCTACAGCAAGGCGATCGCCAACACGATCTCGCTGGCGATGCTCGCGCCCGGCCTGTCGCTGTTTGGCGTCGTGCTGTACGGCGTCGAGCTCGAGCCGGCGAATGTCGGCAGCTTCTTCCTCATCTGGGGCCTGGCCGCTGCCGGACTTTCGGCGCCCGGAACACTCTACGCCGCCATGACCGCGCAGCTGCGGAGCCGCGACGTCCTCCTGCCACTGCTGCTCTTTCCGCTCGTGGTTCCGGTGCTGATGGCCTCGTGCAAGGCGTTGGCCCTCGTCCTGACCGGCGATCCGATGGGGCAGATGCGCTCGTGGGCCTTGCTGCTGCTCTGTTTCGACCTGATCTACTGGTCCCTGGGCGGGATTCTCTTCCCGTTCGTCATCGAGGAGGGCTGA
- the ccmA gene encoding heme ABC exporter ATP-binding protein CcmA, giving the protein MPDAGLTPAARVGRFTPQLRYRTEPHAPCSLPVGTPPRPPGFAAAVTAADAGSETPPTAFRARDLSRRYGQKWALAHLDLDAPSGEVLLIAGPNGSGKTTFLRLLAGLLRPTVGELEVFGKSLASDPFGWRRNVSLLSHASYLYEPLTALETVRLWARLLGRPTSDAELRARLAEVGLESESDTVVAGFSAGMQKRLTFARVRLEDSALVLLDEPFAALDAAGQDLVADWIAADRKAGKTVVIASHNLERASRIADRAVLLARGQMTWQGAARDLPGVLSGIAAPAGAV; this is encoded by the coding sequence ATGCCCGATGCCGGCCTGACGCCGGCTGCCAGGGTGGGAAGGTTCACCCCGCAGCTGCGGTATCGTACGGAGCCTCATGCGCCCTGCTCCCTCCCTGTCGGCACGCCGCCTCGCCCGCCCGGATTCGCAGCCGCTGTGACTGCCGCCGACGCAGGATCCGAGACGCCACCCACGGCGTTCCGCGCCCGCGATCTGTCCCGCCGGTACGGGCAGAAGTGGGCGCTCGCGCATCTCGACCTCGACGCCCCCAGTGGCGAGGTGCTGCTCATCGCCGGCCCCAACGGCTCGGGCAAGACGACCTTTCTGCGACTGCTGGCTGGACTCCTGCGCCCGACGGTCGGCGAGCTCGAGGTCTTTGGCAAGAGCCTCGCATCCGATCCGTTCGGATGGCGCCGAAATGTCTCCCTGCTCTCGCATGCCTCCTATCTCTATGAGCCTCTCACCGCGCTCGAGACCGTCCGCCTGTGGGCGCGGCTTCTCGGCCGCCCGACGAGCGACGCGGAGCTGCGGGCGCGTCTCGCGGAGGTCGGCCTCGAGTCCGAGAGTGACACCGTCGTGGCCGGTTTCTCCGCCGGCATGCAGAAACGTCTCACCTTCGCCCGGGTGCGGCTCGAAGATTCCGCCCTGGTACTTCTGGACGAACCGTTCGCGGCGCTCGACGCCGCCGGACAGGACCTGGTCGCCGACTGGATCGCCGCCGACCGCAAGGCAGGCAAGACCGTGGTGATCGCCTCGCACAACCTGGAACGGGCCTCGCGGATCGCCGACCGGGCCGTGCTGCTCGCCCGCGGCCAGATGACCTGGCAGGGCGCCGCCCGCGATCTCCCGGGTGTTCTGTCCGGGATCGCCGCGCCCGCGGGGGCCGTATGA
- a CDS encoding MBL fold metallo-hydrolase, translating into MTSGGLYEKVLAAAGGELAAPRPARPSAAVVLYRRRPEGELELFWLQRGEVLPFMGGWHAFPGGGLERGDADLPVAGMPQGLSPQGWTPANADAEGSPSEPDLVPGLVACALRELFEETGVLIACPAAGEIRDSYLISARHAGSKSSHSGGGNQVTVTSFPVSEVRRTQLAGEKSLGPWLEKNGLALDASRLRFAGRWLTPPFSPARFDNRFFLLEWRAEDGQPRVIPPESEEGEWIPPRAALDRLDAGHALAAPPILHLLRVLAEESPETAGARLLDTSEANLGPLRRIELRSGIVLFPLAAATLPPAAHTNTYLLGTAECVLVDPGSPFEGENQRLLAALEAATAQLGRKVGAIWLTHHHPDHVGGVEMLRRALGVPVFGHPLTAERLRSRGIALDGWLHGGQRVALEGTPPFALRVHHTPGHTGGHLCFEVEATGDLIAGDMVAGFGTIVIDPPEGDMDLYLASLDRLRELAPRTLFVSHGAPLLDSVTKLTEYRDHRLAREAQIFACWEAGVREPQAMIPRVYPEIAAAVFPLAERQILAHLARLERLGRIRP; encoded by the coding sequence GTGACCAGCGGGGGCCTCTACGAGAAGGTGCTGGCCGCAGCTGGCGGCGAGCTGGCCGCGCCCCGGCCGGCGCGGCCCTCGGCCGCCGTCGTGCTCTACAGGCGCCGCCCCGAGGGCGAGCTCGAGCTCTTCTGGCTGCAGCGCGGCGAGGTGCTGCCGTTCATGGGCGGCTGGCACGCCTTTCCTGGCGGCGGGCTCGAACGAGGCGATGCCGACTTGCCGGTCGCCGGCATGCCGCAGGGGCTCTCGCCGCAGGGCTGGACCCCGGCGAACGCCGACGCGGAGGGGTCGCCGAGTGAGCCGGATCTGGTTCCCGGCCTCGTCGCCTGTGCGCTGCGCGAGCTGTTCGAAGAGACAGGTGTCCTCATCGCCTGTCCGGCAGCAGGGGAAATTCGTGACAGTTACCTGATTTCCGCGCGGCACGCGGGATCGAAGAGCTCTCATAGCGGTGGCGGAAATCAGGTAACTGTCACGAGTTTCCCGGTTTCCGAGGTTCGCCGGACTCAACTGGCCGGCGAGAAGTCGCTCGGCCCCTGGCTCGAGAAGAACGGCCTCGCGCTCGATGCCTCCCGCCTGCGCTTTGCCGGGCGCTGGCTCACGCCGCCGTTTTCGCCGGCGCGGTTCGACAACCGGTTCTTCCTCCTCGAATGGCGCGCCGAGGACGGCCAGCCGCGGGTCATTCCTCCGGAGAGCGAGGAGGGCGAGTGGATTCCACCGCGCGCCGCCCTCGACCGTCTCGACGCCGGGCATGCGCTCGCCGCGCCGCCGATCCTCCATCTGCTCCGAGTTCTCGCCGAGGAGAGCCCCGAGACCGCCGGGGCCCGGCTGCTCGACACTTCGGAGGCGAACCTCGGGCCGTTGCGCCGTATCGAGCTGCGCTCGGGCATCGTGCTCTTTCCGCTCGCCGCGGCGACCCTGCCGCCCGCGGCGCACACCAACACCTACCTGCTGGGCACGGCCGAGTGCGTGCTCGTCGATCCAGGATCGCCATTCGAAGGGGAGAACCAGCGCCTGCTCGCGGCGCTCGAGGCCGCGACAGCGCAACTCGGACGCAAGGTGGGGGCGATCTGGCTCACCCATCATCATCCCGACCATGTCGGCGGCGTCGAGATGCTCCGCCGGGCGCTCGGGGTGCCGGTGTTCGGCCATCCGCTCACCGCGGAGCGGCTGCGCAGCCGCGGCATCGCCCTCGACGGCTGGCTGCACGGCGGGCAGCGGGTCGCGCTCGAGGGGACACCGCCGTTCGCGCTGCGTGTCCATCACACCCCGGGACATACCGGCGGCCACCTCTGCTTCGAGGTCGAGGCGACCGGCGATCTCATCGCCGGCGATATGGTCGCCGGCTTCGGAACCATCGTCATCGATCCGCCCGAGGGCGACATGGACCTCTACCTCGCGTCGCTCGACCGCCTGCGCGAGCTCGCGCCGCGGACGCTCTTCGTGAGTCACGGCGCGCCGTTGCTCGACAGCGTCACCAAGCTCACTGAGTATCGCGACCACCGCCTGGCCCGCGAGGCACAGATCTTCGCCTGCTGGGAGGCCGGCGTGCGCGAGCCGCAGGCGATGATCCCGCGCGTCTATCCGGAGATCGCCGCCGCGGTCTTTCCGCTCGCCGAGCGCCAGATCCTGGCCCACCTCGCACGCCTCGAGCGCCTCGGCCGCATCCGCCCCTGA
- a CDS encoding DUF1684 domain-containing protein produces MTRTVPAFCLFLAFVAAASASSQAAPPVPSQKAPTWEEEVAAWKQNRFERLQRPDGWLTLVGLGWLKEGDNSIGSDPKSGVPLPVGKAPARLGTLRLTGTGAQHKLEFRAEKGVAITHQGAPVTTLALVSDADAQGDAAPTLLEHGSLSFYAIRRGERLGIRVKDSAAATLKAFRGLDYFPLDRKWKIAGRFEAAAEVKEIPIPNALGFDEPILSPGHVVFTVDGQEHRLLALDDTGDGRLFLVFGDKTNGRETYGGGRFLYTDPPQGGRVELDFNRAYNPPCVFTPYATCPLPPRENRLPLRIEAGEKSFAGHDAKP; encoded by the coding sequence ATGACGCGCACCGTCCCGGCCTTCTGCCTGTTCCTCGCTTTCGTCGCCGCAGCCAGCGCCAGCTCCCAGGCAGCCCCCCCAGTTCCGTCCCAGAAGGCGCCGACCTGGGAGGAGGAGGTCGCCGCCTGGAAGCAGAACCGTTTCGAGCGACTCCAGAGGCCCGACGGCTGGCTCACGCTGGTCGGCCTGGGGTGGCTGAAGGAAGGGGACAACAGCATCGGCAGCGACCCGAAGAGCGGCGTCCCCCTGCCCGTCGGCAAGGCGCCAGCGCGGCTCGGAACCCTGCGCCTCACCGGCACGGGAGCGCAGCACAAACTCGAGTTCCGCGCCGAGAAGGGCGTCGCGATCACCCACCAGGGCGCCCCGGTAACGACCCTCGCCCTGGTCTCCGACGCCGACGCCCAGGGCGACGCCGCCCCGACCCTGCTCGAGCACGGCAGCCTCTCCTTCTACGCCATTCGGCGCGGGGAACGGCTCGGCATCCGGGTGAAGGACAGTGCGGCCGCGACCCTCAAGGCGTTTCGCGGCCTCGACTACTTCCCCCTCGACCGCAAGTGGAAGATCGCCGGGCGCTTCGAGGCCGCGGCCGAGGTCAAGGAGATTCCGATTCCGAACGCGCTCGGCTTCGACGAGCCGATCCTGTCGCCGGGCCACGTCGTCTTCACGGTGGACGGCCAGGAGCACCGCCTGCTGGCGCTCGACGACACCGGCGATGGCCGGCTCTTCCTCGTCTTCGGCGACAAGACCAACGGGCGCGAGACTTACGGCGGCGGGCGTTTTCTCTACACCGATCCGCCGCAGGGAGGCCGGGTGGAGCTCGACTTCAACCGCGCCTACAACCCGCCGTGCGTCTTCACGCCCTACGCCACCTGTCCGCTGCCGCCGCGCGAAAACCGCCTGCCGCTGCGCATCGAGGCCGGTGAGAAGAGCTTCGCCGGACACGACGCCAAGCCGTGA
- a CDS encoding isoprenylcysteine carboxylmethyltransferase family protein gives MQRPHYLAFGLAGYLASLLSMLYFGGFLANLLVPKGIDSGLSPAAGFPGRALTVDLALLLAFAVVHSLLARRAVKVRLAAIFPPELERSLYSLVAGLQMGLICWVWQPLPMPVWDLPASWAALRAALWVLQAAGWGIVVVALTTIDSTHLFGLRQSLSAARGVPYVAPPFEIRGIYRHVRHPVYTGSLLAIWSTPTMSQGRLLLVGVLTIYLFVGLAFEERDLERAFGDAYREHRRRVPSLLPRLLK, from the coding sequence ATGCAGCGCCCGCATTATCTCGCCTTCGGCCTGGCCGGCTACCTGGCGTCGCTCCTGTCGATGCTCTACTTCGGCGGCTTCCTCGCCAACCTCCTGGTTCCGAAGGGAATCGACAGCGGACTGTCCCCCGCCGCCGGCTTCCCGGGCCGCGCGCTGACCGTCGATCTGGCCTTGCTCCTCGCCTTCGCGGTGGTGCACAGCCTCCTGGCGCGCCGGGCGGTGAAAGTTCGCCTCGCGGCGATCTTTCCGCCGGAGCTCGAGCGCAGCCTCTACTCGCTCGTCGCCGGCCTTCAAATGGGTCTGATCTGCTGGGTCTGGCAGCCGCTGCCGATGCCGGTGTGGGACCTTCCGGCGAGCTGGGCAGCTCTCCGCGCGGCGCTCTGGGTTCTCCAGGCGGCCGGCTGGGGAATCGTCGTCGTGGCTCTCACGACCATCGACAGCACGCACCTCTTCGGACTCCGGCAGTCCCTGTCGGCGGCGCGAGGAGTGCCCTATGTGGCGCCACCGTTCGAGATCCGCGGCATCTACCGCCACGTGCGCCACCCGGTCTATACCGGCTCGCTCCTCGCCATCTGGTCGACCCCGACGATGAGCCAGGGTCGCCTGCTGCTCGTCGGAGTCCTGACGATCTATCTCTTCGTCGGCCTGGCTTTCGAAGAGCGCGACCTCGAGCGCGCGTTCGGCGACGCCTACCGGGAGCACAGGCGGCGCGTCCCGTCCTTGCTCCCGCGCCTGTTGAAGTAG
- a CDS encoding bifunctional methionine sulfoxide reductase B/A protein, whose product MKSHRLLALVLTAAVALVAGPWLLSALQRPGPSALAALGAGEPATGAAATPSASKKGKSMSNFAKPSDAELKARLTALQYEVTQKEGTEPSFRNEYWNEKRAGIYVDIVSGEPLFSSLDKYDSGTGWPSFSKPIDSGSVATKTDKGLFMTRVEVRSKQADSHLGHVFDDGPAPTGLRYCMNSAAMRFIPVEKLIDEGYEQYLPAFEKAGALAKDSGERETAILAGGCFWGMEEILRSIPGVVETEVGYTGGTVANATYAIVKKGDSGHAEAVKVIFDPRRISFEQLLGWFFRMHDPTTKNRQGNDIGTSYRSSIFYTSAAQQKTAAEVQARVDQSGKWKNPVVTEIVPAGDFWSAEEYHQDYLVKNPGGYTCHYLRD is encoded by the coding sequence ATGAAAAGTCACCGCCTCCTCGCTCTCGTCCTGACCGCCGCCGTCGCGCTGGTTGCCGGTCCCTGGCTGCTTTCCGCCCTGCAACGTCCGGGTCCGAGCGCGCTCGCGGCCCTCGGTGCGGGGGAGCCGGCCACCGGCGCGGCGGCGACGCCGTCGGCTTCCAAGAAAGGAAAATCGATGTCGAACTTCGCCAAACCTTCGGACGCCGAGCTCAAGGCCCGACTCACTGCGCTGCAGTACGAGGTGACGCAGAAGGAGGGCACGGAGCCGTCGTTCCGCAACGAGTACTGGAACGAGAAGCGCGCCGGCATCTACGTCGACATTGTCTCCGGCGAGCCGCTCTTCTCGTCGCTCGACAAGTACGACTCCGGGACCGGCTGGCCGTCGTTCTCGAAGCCGATCGACTCCGGGAGTGTCGCGACCAAGACCGACAAGGGGCTGTTCATGACCCGGGTGGAGGTGCGCTCGAAGCAGGCCGATTCCCACCTCGGCCACGTCTTCGACGACGGTCCGGCCCCCACCGGCCTGCGCTACTGCATGAACTCCGCGGCGATGCGGTTCATTCCGGTCGAGAAGCTGATCGACGAAGGTTACGAACAGTACCTGCCCGCCTTCGAGAAGGCCGGCGCGCTGGCCAAGGACTCCGGCGAGCGCGAGACGGCGATCCTCGCCGGCGGCTGCTTCTGGGGCATGGAGGAGATCCTGCGCAGCATCCCCGGCGTCGTCGAGACCGAGGTCGGCTACACCGGCGGCACGGTCGCCAACGCCACCTACGCCATCGTGAAGAAGGGCGACTCCGGCCACGCCGAGGCGGTCAAGGTGATCTTCGACCCGCGGCGGATCTCGTTCGAGCAGCTCCTCGGCTGGTTCTTCCGCATGCACGACCCGACGACGAAGAACCGCCAGGGCAACGACATCGGCACGTCCTACCGTTCGTCGATCTTCTACACCAGCGCCGCGCAGCAGAAGACTGCCGCTGAGGTGCAGGCGCGCGTCGACCAATCCGGCAAGTGGAAGAACCCGGTGGTGACCGAGATCGTCCCGGCCGGGGACTTCTGGTCCGCCGAGGAGTACCACCAGGATTACCTGGTCAAGAACCCCGGCGGCTACACCTGTCACTACCTGCGCGACTGA
- a CDS encoding aspartate aminotransferase family protein has translation MSSRDLLRRAAEIASDYLESLPERPVGSKATVEEMRRALGGALPEAGENADSVLEILARAADPGIVATAGPRYFGFVVGGTLPVTVAADWLTSTWDQNAGLFVLSPANSAAEETAGGWLRDLFGLPDGASVGFVTGCQAANFAALAAARHALSQRFGWDVEARGLYGAPEIEVVVGAEAHVTVHTALQMLGLGRERVHRVAVDGQGRMLPADLRATLAPLAGRPTLVCAQAGNINTGAFDPLAEIADLTAPHGAWLHVDGAFGLWAGTSPELRHHVRGLELADSWATDAHKWLNVPYDSGLVFCAHPEAHRAALTAHADYLEQTAGKERDPFEWAPEFSRRARGFTVWAALRHLGQRGVADLVERCCRHARRFAELLATPRRVEILNEVVLNQVLVRFTPAGEGPGESGGPGADAAAGDEYTREVIRRVQADGTCWLSGTTWRGRAAMRISVSNWSTTESDVDRSAAAIRRAAGLPG, from the coding sequence ATGAGCTCACGGGACCTTCTGCGCCGCGCAGCGGAGATTGCCAGCGATTACCTCGAGAGCCTGCCGGAACGTCCGGTGGGCAGCAAGGCGACGGTGGAGGAGATGCGCCGGGCGCTCGGCGGCGCGTTGCCGGAGGCGGGGGAAAACGCCGATTCGGTGCTCGAGATCCTGGCGCGCGCCGCCGATCCCGGCATCGTCGCGACCGCCGGGCCGCGCTACTTCGGATTCGTCGTCGGCGGCACCCTGCCGGTGACCGTCGCCGCCGACTGGCTGACCTCGACCTGGGACCAGAACGCCGGCCTGTTCGTCCTCTCGCCGGCGAACTCGGCCGCCGAGGAGACCGCCGGCGGCTGGCTGCGCGATCTCTTCGGCCTGCCTGACGGCGCGAGCGTCGGCTTCGTCACCGGCTGCCAGGCGGCCAACTTCGCGGCCCTGGCCGCCGCCCGCCACGCCCTTTCGCAGCGCTTCGGCTGGGATGTCGAGGCCCGCGGCCTTTACGGCGCGCCCGAGATCGAAGTCGTGGTCGGCGCGGAGGCGCACGTCACCGTCCACACCGCGCTGCAGATGCTCGGGCTGGGTCGCGAGCGGGTGCATCGCGTGGCGGTGGACGGCCAGGGGCGGATGCTCCCGGCGGACCTTCGGGCGACGCTCGCACCGCTCGCCGGACGCCCGACGCTGGTCTGTGCACAGGCCGGAAACATCAACACCGGGGCGTTCGATCCGCTCGCCGAGATCGCCGACCTCACGGCGCCACACGGTGCCTGGCTGCATGTCGACGGTGCCTTCGGACTGTGGGCCGGGACGAGCCCCGAGCTGCGCCACCACGTGCGCGGACTCGAGCTCGCCGACTCCTGGGCCACCGACGCCCACAAGTGGCTGAACGTCCCCTACGACAGCGGCCTGGTCTTCTGCGCCCATCCGGAGGCTCACCGCGCGGCGCTCACCGCCCACGCTGACTATCTCGAGCAGACCGCGGGCAAGGAGCGCGATCCGTTCGAATGGGCCCCCGAGTTCTCGCGCCGGGCGCGCGGCTTCACCGTCTGGGCGGCTCTGCGCCATCTCGGACAGCGCGGCGTCGCCGACCTCGTCGAGCGCTGCTGCCGCCACGCCCGCCGCTTTGCCGAGCTCCTGGCGACGCCGAGGCGCGTCGAGATCCTCAACGAGGTCGTGCTGAATCAGGTGCTGGTGCGCTTCACGCCGGCAGGTGAGGGGCCGGGAGAGTCGGGAGGGCCCGGCGCGGATGCCGCGGCGGGCGACGAGTACACGCGCGAGGTCATCCGTCGCGTTCAGGCGGACGGCACCTGCTGGCTCTCGGGGACAACCTGGCGAGGCCGGGCGGCGATGCGCATCTCGGTCTCCAACTGGTCGACCACGGAGTCGGATGTGGATCGCTCCGCCGCCGCCATCCGGCGCGCGGCAGGGCTCCCGGGCTGA
- a CDS encoding 3-isopropylmalate dehydratase → MGKVIIQLGNDISTDDIYPGRFMATVLPTETPQFAFSDRAEFNARLKAREFPAGSIIVGGENFGCGSSREQACSALKGYEVTVVAKSIARIFLQNSINLGLKVVLCPELEAQEGDELELTADQVVNRTSGRTFAQVKMPAARQGIMDAGGLIPYTRKLLQARPQG, encoded by the coding sequence ATGGGCAAGGTCATCATCCAGCTCGGCAACGACATCAGCACCGACGACATCTATCCCGGGCGCTTCATGGCGACCGTCCTGCCGACGGAGACGCCGCAGTTCGCCTTCTCCGACCGCGCGGAGTTCAACGCCCGGCTGAAGGCCAGGGAGTTTCCCGCCGGCAGCATCATCGTCGGCGGGGAGAACTTCGGCTGCGGCTCGAGCCGCGAGCAGGCCTGCTCGGCGCTCAAGGGCTACGAGGTCACGGTGGTGGCGAAGTCGATTGCGCGCATCTTCCTGCAGAACAGCATCAACCTCGGACTCAAGGTCGTGCTGTGTCCGGAGCTCGAGGCCCAGGAGGGGGATGAGCTCGAGCTCACCGCGGACCAGGTCGTGAACCGGACGTCCGGCAGAACCTTCGCCCAGGTGAAGATGCCCGCGGCGCGTCAGGGCATCATGGATGCCGGGGGATTGATTCCCTACACCCGGAAGCTCCTGCAGGCGCGTCCGCAGGGATAG
- a CDS encoding 3-isopropylmalate dehydratase large subunit, with protein sequence MGMTVVEKILARAAGLESTVAGDVVEPKVDLAMSHENAALVINQFQEIFADTGREPRVWDPSRVAIIFDHRVPAESPKTATNQKKIREFTAANGITKFHDIRGDVGGICHQILPEYGYVRPGYVVVGTDSHTTTHGALGAFSFGVGATEMASVWSLGFAVNIEVPATIKIVVNGEFPPLVGAKDLILHIIGALTAQGANYKVLEFHGETIRRMSTSGRIAVCNMSVEAGATSGIVPGDEETVRYLREESGVTEAIPCVAPDADAHYVRTVEVDVSRLEPQIACPHMVDNVKPVSAVAGTKVQQIVIGSCTNGRLDDLAVAAAILRGKKVATGTRMLVFPASGRIFQQALENGYIQDFMKAGAVVMNSGCGPCLGVHEGALGDNETALSTTNRNFKGRMGNPKSEVYLCSPAVAAASAITGVITDPRTV encoded by the coding sequence ATGGGAATGACCGTTGTCGAGAAGATCCTCGCGCGCGCTGCCGGCCTGGAGTCGACCGTCGCCGGGGACGTCGTCGAGCCGAAGGTGGATCTCGCGATGTCGCACGAGAATGCCGCCCTGGTGATCAACCAGTTCCAGGAGATCTTTGCGGACACGGGTCGCGAGCCCAGGGTCTGGGATCCGTCGCGCGTCGCCATCATCTTCGATCATCGCGTGCCGGCCGAGTCGCCCAAGACCGCGACCAACCAGAAGAAGATCCGCGAGTTCACCGCCGCCAACGGCATCACCAAGTTCCACGACATCCGCGGCGACGTCGGAGGAATCTGCCACCAGATCCTCCCCGAATACGGCTACGTCCGCCCCGGCTATGTCGTCGTGGGCACGGACTCCCACACCACGACGCACGGCGCGCTGGGCGCCTTCAGCTTCGGCGTCGGCGCCACCGAGATGGCCTCGGTCTGGAGTCTGGGCTTCGCCGTCAACATCGAAGTGCCCGCGACCATCAAGATCGTGGTGAACGGCGAGTTCCCCCCGTTGGTGGGCGCCAAGGACCTGATCCTCCACATCATCGGCGCGTTGACCGCGCAGGGTGCCAACTACAAGGTGCTGGAGTTCCACGGCGAGACGATTCGCCGGATGAGCACCAGCGGGCGCATCGCCGTCTGCAACATGAGCGTCGAGGCCGGCGCCACCTCGGGCATCGTCCCCGGCGACGAAGAGACCGTGCGCTATCTGCGCGAGGAGTCGGGCGTGACCGAGGCCATCCCCTGCGTCGCGCCGGATGCCGATGCGCACTACGTCCGCACGGTCGAGGTCGACGTTTCGAGGCTCGAGCCACAGATCGCCTGCCCCCACATGGTGGACAACGTGAAGCCGGTCAGCGCGGTCGCCGGCACGAAGGTGCAGCAGATCGTCATCGGCAGCTGCACCAACGGCCGCCTGGACGATCTCGCCGTGGCGGCGGCGATCCTGCGCGGCAAGAAGGTCGCGACCGGCACCCGGATGCTGGTCTTTCCGGCCTCGGGGCGGATCTTTCAGCAGGCGCTGGAAAACGGTTACATCCAGGACTTCATGAAAGCCGGCGCGGTGGTGATGAACTCCGGCTGCGGGCCCTGCCTCGGCGTGCACGAGGGCGCGCTCGGCGACAACGAGACCGCGCTCAGCACGACGAATCGCAACTTCAAGGGCCGCATGGGCAACCCGAAGTCCGAGGTCTACCTGTGCAGCCCGGCCGTGGCCGCCGCCTCGGCCATCACCGGCGTCATCACCGATCCCAGAACCGTCTAA
- a CDS encoding CoA transferase, whose product MTQRILEGIKVLDLTNVLSGPFTTLHLALLGAEVLKVENPKDGDLARKLGILPELNKRLMGTSFIAQNCNKRSITLNTKSAEGKAIFLRLAKDADVVVENFRPGVMDRLGLGYKVLAAANPGLVYCAISGFGQTGPDALHPAYDQIIQGLSGEMAVNGDERLNPLRAGFPVCDTVGGLNAAFAILAALFHRQRTGEGQSIDVALLDSILPLMGWVAANLLIGGQQPVLMGNDNFTAAPSGTFKTRDGHINIAANKQEQWEAVCDVLALPELKTDPRFAERDTRKKNRRDLTALLEEKLVTRTTADWVAGLNAADVPSGAILGLEEALRQPQLAHRDVLKKLPLPGFGDIEVFGLTALFEKTPGTVETPPPTLGEHNSEVYTALGISADEQTRWKTAGVI is encoded by the coding sequence ATGACTCAGCGCATTCTTGAAGGCATCAAGGTCCTCGACCTCACCAACGTGCTCTCCGGACCGTTCACGACACTCCATCTCGCTCTCCTCGGCGCCGAGGTGCTCAAGGTGGAGAACCCGAAAGACGGCGACCTGGCGCGCAAGCTGGGCATCCTGCCGGAGCTCAACAAGCGCCTGATGGGCACGAGCTTCATCGCCCAGAACTGCAACAAGAGGTCGATCACCCTCAACACCAAGAGCGCAGAGGGCAAGGCCATTTTCCTGCGCCTGGCGAAGGACGCGGACGTCGTCGTGGAGAACTTCCGGCCCGGCGTGATGGATCGTCTGGGTCTCGGGTACAAGGTTCTCGCGGCGGCGAACCCCGGTCTGGTCTACTGCGCGATCTCCGGCTTCGGGCAGACCGGCCCCGACGCGCTCCATCCGGCCTACGACCAGATCATCCAGGGGCTCTCGGGCGAGATGGCGGTGAACGGCGACGAGCGCCTGAACCCGCTCCGCGCCGGCTTCCCGGTCTGCGACACGGTCGGCGGCCTCAACGCGGCGTTCGCGATCCTGGCGGCGCTCTTCCACCGCCAACGCACCGGCGAGGGCCAGTCGATCGACGTCGCGCTGCTCGACAGCATCCTGCCGTTGATGGGATGGGTCGCCGCCAACCTCCTGATCGGAGGGCAGCAGCCGGTGCTCATGGGGAACGACAACTTCACCGCCGCTCCGAGTGGCACCTTCAAGACCCGAGACGGCCACATCAACATCGCCGCCAACAAGCAGGAGCAGTGGGAGGCGGTCTGCGACGTCCTGGCGCTGCCCGAGCTCAAGACCGATCCGCGCTTCGCGGAGCGTGACACGCGCAAGAAGAACCGCCGCGATCTCACTGCGCTGCTCGAGGAGAAGCTCGTCACTCGGACCACGGCGGACTGGGTGGCCGGGCTCAACGCCGCCGACGTTCCGAGCGGCGCCATCCTGGGCCTCGAGGAGGCCTTGCGCCAGCCGCAGCTCGCCCACCGCGACGTACTGAAGAAGCTGCCCCTCCCGGGCTTCGGCGACATCGAGGTCTTCGGCCTCACGGCGCTGTTCGAGAAGACACCGGGCACGGTGGAGACGCCACCGCCGACCCTGGGCGAGCACAACAGCGAGGTCTACACGGCGCTCGGGATCTCCGCCGACGAGCAGACCCGATGGAAGACCGCAGGCGTCATCTGA